The DNA segment GCGTGCTCCGCTTCTGGAACAATGAGGACCTCGGCAACCTTTCAGGCGTTCTGGCGACCATCCAATCGGCGTTGCCGGCTTCCCCTCACCCGCTCGCTCGCGCTCGCGACCTCTCCCCACGGGAGAGGTGACCGATGGTCGCCAAACCCCGCGACGTCGTCGGCGTGCTGCTCGCCGGCGGGCTGTCGCGTCGCATGGGCGGCGGCGATAAATGTCTAAGGGAGCTCGGCGGCGAGACCATCCTGGCCCGCATCCTCACGCGGGTGCGCCCTCAGGTCGGCCGGCTCGTGCTCAACGCCAATGGGGCGCCGGAGCGCTTCGCCGACTATGGCCTGCAGGTCGTGTCCGATGCGGTCTTGGGCTATGTCGGGCCGCTGGCCGGCGTGCTTACCGGCCTCGAATGGGCCTCGGTGCATGCGCCGGCCGCCGAATGGGTCGCCTCGTTTGCGACCGATGCGCCGTTCCTGCCCCTGGATCTGGTGCGCCGTCTGGCCGACGCGGTCGCCGACGACCAGGCCGATCTCGCCTGCGCCGCATCAAGCGGCCAGAGCCATCCGGTCTTCGGGCTGTGGCCGGTCAGGCTGCGTCACGACTTGCGGCGCGCGCTGACCCTGGAGGGTGTGCGCAAGGTCGACGACTGGACCGGCCGCTATCGCCTCGCCACGGTCGAATTCGCGACCGACCCCATCGACCCCTTCTTCAACGCCAACCGGCCGGAGGATCTGGCGGCGGCGGAGACGATGGTGGGGGAGACGCCCGGTTGATTTGATGACAGTTGCATCGCCCGCTCTTTGCGGGATTGATGTCTCCCCTCGAAATCGATGGGAGAGACTCTCGTGCTCAATCACTGGCTCGCTTTCGCCGCCGCCTCGGCGGTTCTCGTCGCCATTCCCGGGCCGACGGTGCTGATGGTCATCTCCTATGCCCTCGGCCATGGACGCAAGGCGACGGCGGCGACGGTGGCGGGGGTGAGTCTCGGGGATTTGACCGCGATCACCGCCTCGATGCTGGGGGTGGGCGCCGTGCTGGCGGCCTCGGCGGCGATCTTCACCGCGGTCAAGCTGGTGGGCGCCTTCTATCTTGTCTATATCGGGATCAAGCTCTGGCGGGCGCCGGTCGGCGACCAGCATCTGGCGGTGGTCGAGGAAGCGAAGCCCGATCGTATCTTCTGGCATGCCTATTGGGTGACCGCCCTCAATCCCAAGGGGGTGGTGTTCTTCGTCGCCTTCCTGCCGCAGTTCTTCGATGCGGCCGCGCCGATCCTGCCGCAGATGGTCTTGTTCGCGATCACCTTCGTCGTGATCGCCACGCTGAACTCGCTCCTCTACGCGCTGATGGCCTCCGCCGCGCGCCAGTCGATCCGCAAGCCGGCGGTGCAGCGACGAGTCAACCGCCTCGGCGGCTCCATGCTCATCGGCGCCGGCGTCTTCACCGCGGCCTGGCAGAAGGCGGGCGCGTGACGACCTTTGTCGCGCTTCTCCGCGGCATCAATGTCGGCGGCCGCAATCCTGTGGCCATGTCCGATCTGCGCCAGCTTGCGGCGGGGCTGGACCTCGAGGAGCCGCGCACGCTCCTGCAAAGCGGCAATCTCGTCTTTCGCAGCGAGGGACGGACGGCCGAGATCGCGCGTCGTCTGGAAGACGAGACGAAGAAGCGGCTCGCGCTCGCGACGACCTTCATCCTCCGCACCGCCAAGGAGTGGGCGACGATCATCGCCCGCAACCCGCTTGCGGACATGGCGGCCGGCGACCCTAGCCATCTCGTCGTCGTGTTTTTGCAGGAGGCTCCGACGGCGAAAGCCTGGAAGGCACTGGCGGCGGCGATCACCGGCCCGGAGATCCTCAGCGGCAGCGGGAAGGAAGCCTATATCGCCTATACCGCCGGGATCGGGCGCTCGCGGCTGACGATCGAGGCGATCGAATCCAAGCTCGGAACGCGTGGGACCGGCCGCAATTGGAACACAGTGCTCAAGCTCGCCACGCTGCTCGAGGATTGAATTGGCGTGAGGCTGAGATGAAGCGTGCGAGCCCCGAGTCGCTGGCGCGGATCGTGCCGTTCCTGGGTGAGCTCCGCCGTCGGCCTGGGCTGACCGAGAAAAAGCCCGGCATCTTCTACTGCCGCGGCAAGGCCTTCCAGCATCTCCACGAAGATGCGGCCGGGCTATTCGCAGATCTCCGCTTTGTCGAAGGATGGCGTCGATTTCCGGCGAACTCCGCTAAGGACTGGAAGGCACGTCTGGCCGCCGTCGATGGGGTGAACGGAGCGGCTCTGCGCTAATCGTTATTTATTCCAGTGCTTCTGTAGCAGGAGGGCGGCCAGGAACACCGCTGAGTTTGGTTGCTTGCGCACGGCCTGCCAATCAGTGATCGCCTGCTGTGCCTGATTAACCTTTTGGAGTACGTCCGCCCTGACGAACGGCTGGGATAAATCATAGTCAGCTCGATTGCGCTCTTGCTGCAAAGCGACGAAGGCGGTCGCCACAGACTGGAGCTCTTGTCTAATGGGCGACGTTACAATTTCCCGGGTGCCGGCCCCGAGCCCGGCAATATTGCCTTTTGCAAATTGCGCGCAGACATTCTTCATCTCCGAATGCGCAAACGCCCTTCGTACCTGTCCGCGCAGCGTGGCCGGTTCTCGCGGCGCAAGTATTTGCACGCCCTCATCGACCAGCAGGTGAAAAATTGCATAATACGCCGCGGATACGGCGCGCCGAAGGCTCGCTTGTTTGGGCTTCTTGCGTTCTCGAAAGGCGAGGTGGCGCGCTTGCTCAATTAGGTCAGTGTAAAGCGCCACCTCGCGGCCGCGTCACGCTGCCGCGCGAAATTGCACATAAGGCCACCGCTCGATGCCCTTCTTCGGCAATTTTGCAAGAAGGTCGGCGGTTACCTCCTGCGCGAGCTTGCTGAATTCGGAAACCTTCTTGGGCGAGGGGTTTAAATCGTCATCGATGATGAACAACACCCAGACGGCCGGATCACCGGTCGAATCGTCT comes from the Pseudomonadota bacterium genome and includes:
- the mobA gene encoding molybdenum cofactor guanylyltransferase MobA; the protein is MVAKPRDVVGVLLAGGLSRRMGGGDKCLRELGGETILARILTRVRPQVGRLVLNANGAPERFADYGLQVVSDAVLGYVGPLAGVLTGLEWASVHAPAAEWVASFATDAPFLPLDLVRRLADAVADDQADLACAASSGQSHPVFGLWPVRLRHDLRRALTLEGVRKVDDWTGRYRLATVEFATDPIDPFFNANRPEDLAAAETMVGETPG
- a CDS encoding LysE family translocator, translated to MGETLVLNHWLAFAAASAVLVAIPGPTVLMVISYALGHGRKATAATVAGVSLGDLTAITASMLGVGAVLAASAAIFTAVKLVGAFYLVYIGIKLWRAPVGDQHLAVVEEAKPDRIFWHAYWVTALNPKGVVFFVAFLPQFFDAAAPILPQMVLFAITFVVIATLNSLLYALMASAARQSIRKPAVQRRVNRLGGSMLIGAGVFTAAWQKAGA
- a CDS encoding DUF1697 domain-containing protein, whose amino-acid sequence is MTTFVALLRGINVGGRNPVAMSDLRQLAAGLDLEEPRTLLQSGNLVFRSEGRTAEIARRLEDETKKRLALATTFILRTAKEWATIIARNPLADMAAGDPSHLVVVFLQEAPTAKAWKALAAAITGPEILSGSGKEAYIAYTAGIGRSRLTIEAIESKLGTRGTGRNWNTVLKLATLLED